In a genomic window of Helianthus annuus cultivar XRQ/B chromosome 10, HanXRQr2.0-SUNRISE, whole genome shotgun sequence:
- the LOC110882204 gene encoding putative receptor-like protein kinase At4g00960 produces MYILALFWFSLVYIYLINTITLAQPNFVFERCGTSKNYTINSTYRINLDATLSTLPTTNSGLGFFNFSTGEGNNAVNSIALCRGDVSPVTCSSCLNDSIVNIRKVCPDQKEAIGVYDFCLLHYSNNALLVYQEQEKEYFSQFNGRKTTDIDRFNNALRPLMDELRGAAAAGGPLLKFATGNRTGPDFDRIYGLVQCSPYLTEQECSECVEDEVSMIGIEDNGKIGGKIVLPTCYFRFEIYPFFDQNFRATPPPSFPPPPPPPSFPPPPPAGNNTDYTTRTIIIVAVVVPIIIVIIIAALCIFITKRKKNVNGRSPPPFETTESETIDIGNVESLQYNFNIIKTATNDFSQENKLGVGGFGAVYRGKLGDGHEIAVKRLAKDSGQGDVEFKNEVLLVAKLQHRNLVRLLGFSIEGNERLLIYEYLPNASLDKFLFDPIKRAFLDWEKRYNIINGVAKGLLYLHEDSRLRIIHRDMKASNVLLDVEMNAKIADFGMARLFKAEESQGDTNRIVGTYGYMAPEYALHGHFSVKTDVFSFGVLVLEIITGQKVHSFQNGENNDDLLSFAWKSWKKGTGPDMIDPTLKSGSSSLHNIIRSIHIGLLCVQDNVIDRPTMASVVLMLNSSSITLPLPSEPAFFMRTNSNLEEPLFQEYSSSTGSSSLRYSNISKERPRASQMSVNGATISDVTPR; encoded by the exons ATGTACATACTCGCCCTCTTCTGGTTCTCTTTGGTTTACATATACTTAATCAATACCATTACCCTAGCTCAACCCAATTTTGTTTTCGAACGCTGTGGGACGTCCAAAAACTATACCATAAACAGTACCTACCGAATAAATCTCGACGCGACCCTCTCCACCCTCCCCACCACCAACTCGGGCTTAGGTTTTTTCAACTTCTCCACCGGAGAAGGCAACAATGCAGTCAACTCTATTGCGCTTTGTCGAGGTGATGTCAGTCCAGTTACGTGTAGCAGTTGTCTGAATGACTCCATTGTTAACATTCGAAAAGTCTGCCCAGATCAGAAGGAAGCAATAGGAGTCTACGACTTCTGTTTGTTGCATTACTCCAACAATGCCTTGTTGGTATACCAAGAACAAGAAAAAGAATATTTTTCCCAGTTTAATGGAAGGAAAACAACGGACATTGATCGGTTCAACAATGCTCTACGACCATTAATGGACGAGCTGAGAGGTGCGGCGGCCGCTGGAGGTCCTCTACTAAAATTTGCGACAGGGAACAGGACTGGTCCAGATTTCGATAGGATTTACGGTCTTGTGCAGTGTTCTCCATACTTAACGGAGCAGGAGTGTAGTGAGTGTGTGGAGGATGAAGTCAGCATGATAGGGATTGAAGATAATGGGAAAATTGGAGGGAAAATTGTTCTACCTACTTGTTACTTTAGGTTCGAGATATATCCTTTTTTTGACCAGAATTTTCGAGCGACTCCACCACCATCAtttccgccaccaccaccaccaccatcatttcCGCCGCCACCACCAGCAG GAAATAACACGGACTACACAACACGGACTATCATAATAGTAGCTGTCGTAGTGCCAATTATCATAGTCATCATAATTGCTGCACTCTGCATCTTCATAACAAAACGAAAGAAGAATGTCAATGGACGATCTCCACCTCCATTTGAGACGACTGAGT CTGAAACTATTGATATTGGGAATGTTGAATCATTGCAATACAACTTTAATATAATCAAAACTGCAACCAATGATTTTTCTCAAGAAAATAAGCTTGGAGTGGGTGGATTTGGAGCTGTTTACAGG GGTAAGCTTGGAGACGGACATGAAATAGCAGTAAAGAGGCTAGCGAAAGATTCCGGACAAGGTGATGTTGAATTCAAGAATGAGGTTTTGCTAGTTGCAAAGCTTCAACATCGTAATTTGGTTAGGTTGCTTGGTTTCAGCATAGAAGGAAATGAACGACTTCTCATATACGAGTACTTGCCAAATGCAAGTCTTGATAAGTTTTTATTTG ATCCTATTAAACGTGCATTTCTTGATTGGGAAAAACGATACAATATCATCAATGGTGTTGCAAAGGGACTTTTATACCTTCATGAAGATTCTCGTCTAAGGATAATTCATCGCGATATGAAAGCTAGTAATGTGCTATTAGATGTAGAAATGAATGCTAAAATTGCAGATTTTGGCATGGCAAGGTTGTTTAAAGCCGAGGAAAGTCAAGGCGACACAAATCGAATCGTTGGAACATA TGGTTATATGGCACCGGAATATGCCTTGCATGGTCATTTCTCCGTAAAGACGGATGTCTTTAGCTTTGGAGTGTTGGTATTAGAGATTATAACTGGTCAAAAAGTTCATTCTTTTCAGAATGGAGAGAACAACGATGATCTTCTAAGCTTT GCATGGAAAAGCTGGAAAAAAGGGACGGGGCCCGATATGATAGATCCCACATTAAAGTCAGGATCAAGCTCATTGCACAACATCATTAGAAGTATTCACATTGGATTATTATGTGTACAGGACAATGTTATTGATAGGCCGACCATGGCTTCGGTAGTTTTAATGCTTAATAGCTCTTCAATTACACTTCCTCTACCTTCGGAACCTGCATTTTTCATGCGAACTAACAGTAATCTTGAAGAGCCACTCTTTCAGGAGTATAGTTCTTCCACGGGAAGTAGTAGTTTAAGATACTCTAATATATCAAAAGAAAGACCAAGAGCGTCTCAGATGTCAGTAAATGGTGCAACAATATCTGATGTCACTCCTAGATAG